The Calditrichota bacterium genome contains the following window.
GTCAGCGCCAACATTATCCTTGTTGGTACAACGATTGGCGCCGCGTCAGATCAAAACGGCTTTTTTGAAATTGCTAACGCGCCTGGCGGAACCTACCAAATAAAGGCGACGTACATTGGCTACAAGTCACAAGAGCAAAAAATTATCGTTGAAGCAGGAAAAAATGTGACTGTCAATTTTTCTTTAAGTGAAGATTTTTTTCAAACTGAACAAGTCGTTGTCACTGCCACGCGAACGGAAAAGCTCTTGCAGGACGTTCCTGTTCCCACTGAAATTGTCACTGCGGCGGAGATTGCCGAAAAAGGCGCTGAAGATGTTTCCGAAATTTTGGCAGACAGACCCGGCATCAATATCGAATCGGGCACATCGGGAAATAAATTTTTGTACATGAACGGCGTGGACAGTCGGAGAATTCTGATTCTGGTGGACAATGTGCCGCAGACAGGGAAATTGAACAATCGCATTCCACTCAATTTCATCGACGCTGACAAAATTGATCACATTGAAATTGTCAAAGGCCCGGGTTCGGCACTGTATGGAAACGACGCCTTGGGCGGTGTTATTAACATTATTACTCGCGGCTTTGCCCGCGGCCTCAAAATTCAAGCTAACGGCCGCACCGGCTCAAATGATCTTTACAGCGGCAACGTAAATTTTTCCGGTTCCTTTAATCAACTTGGCTACTATTTCAATATCGATCATTTTCAAAAGGGATTTGATCAAGGCGCTTCTGAAATTCAAATAAAAGACACAAAATCTAACAGCTTCATCGGGAAATTGAAATATAACTTTGCCAAATTGGGTGAGATTCAGATGCAAGGTGAATTCAAAGCCGACGAACAAAACTCAGAGTCCTCGTTCATGGGCGGCATTAGTGAGAATCTCTCCAAAAATAAGAACGTCAACACAAATTTAGTCTGGAGAAATTCTCTCGGAGACGCCTTCAACTGGCAATTTACCGGCTACTATTCCGACAATTTTCGCACCTATGAAAGCGCTTCACAAAGCTCTCCTTCGCCAGCATCAGTGGACACAACAACGGATCAATTAATCGGCTTAAAATCTGATTTTACGTACCGTCCTTTGAATCAAACGAAGTTCGACTTTGGCTTTGATGTCTCCAAAAATGACTATGAAAATGCGCGACTGACGAACGTCCAAGCTCGAAATCAAACCGGCGTTTTTGTTCAGCTTGAACAAAATATGTTCAAGAAAATCACGTTGCTGCTCGGCGGCAGGTACGATAAAATCACTGATTTGAAAAGTTATTTCAGCCCGCGACTCAGCGCCATGTATGCTGTCAATTCCGATTTAAAAATTCGCGGATCATGGGGCGGCGGATTCCGCGCACCCTCTTTCATTGAATTGTACAGCGATTTCCCGATTCCGATTCCCGGAATGCCCATGCGCGTTCTCGGCAATCCTGATTTGGAACCTGAGACCTCAATTGGCGGTAACATAGGTATTGAATATTTTTACAAATCACTATTTTTGATCAACGCCACCTATTTTCACAATAACTTCAAAGACCTGATTGTCGATTACCAGGCGGCGCCTTTGACCTTCAGTTACTTGAATGTTGACAAAGCCACATTCAGCGGCGTTGAACTGCAAACGCGATTATATTTAGCGGAGAATTTGACGACCACGCTCTCTTACAATTATACAAACATGAGCAGCAACCAGGAGGACGTCGCTTTTTCAAAAATATCTCCGCACACCGGTTTCGTAAGAATAGTTTACGCTTTGTTTAATAAAAAATTAAAACTTTCCCTCAGGGACCAATTTTTCAGTAAAAGAAATATTCTGGTGGTTTCCGGACACTCAGGAGATTTCCAGAAAGTGGAAAAAAATCCTTACCATCAGCTCGATCTTACTGTCAGTTATCGGCTAAACAACTTGCTCGGCCTGCGCGTCGGCGTCAACAATCTGACTGACTACACTGATAAAAATTATGGTCCTTATGTGGGAAGACGAATTTTTGTCGGATTCAACACCACATTTCAAAGGAAATAGCCCAATGCCCTCGAAAGATGCTGCACGTTTAGCA
Protein-coding sequences here:
- a CDS encoding TonB-dependent receptor, producing the protein MKTGLFHHRNSLWFSFLGVFVVLATLTNLSLAQKGSTIKGRVADAKTGSPLVSANIILVGTTIGAASDQNGFFEIANAPGGTYQIKATYIGYKSQEQKIIVEAGKNVTVNFSLSEDFFQTEQVVVTATRTEKLLQDVPVPTEIVTAAEIAEKGAEDVSEILADRPGINIESGTSGNKFLYMNGVDSRRILILVDNVPQTGKLNNRIPLNFIDADKIDHIEIVKGPGSALYGNDALGGVINIITRGFARGLKIQANGRTGSNDLYSGNVNFSGSFNQLGYYFNIDHFQKGFDQGASEIQIKDTKSNSFIGKLKYNFAKLGEIQMQGEFKADEQNSESSFMGGISENLSKNKNVNTNLVWRNSLGDAFNWQFTGYYSDNFRTYESASQSSPSPASVDTTTDQLIGLKSDFTYRPLNQTKFDFGFDVSKNDYENARLTNVQARNQTGVFVQLEQNMFKKITLLLGGRYDKITDLKSYFSPRLSAMYAVNSDLKIRGSWGGGFRAPSFIELYSDFPIPIPGMPMRVLGNPDLEPETSIGGNIGIEYFYKSLFLINATYFHNNFKDLIVDYQAAPLTFSYLNVDKATFSGVELQTRLYLAENLTTTLSYNYTNMSSNQEDVAFSKISPHTGFVRIVYALFNKKLKLSLRDQFFSKRNILVVSGHSGDFQKVEKNPYHQLDLTVSYRLNNLLGLRVGVNNLTDYTDKNYGPYVGRRIFVGFNTTFQRK